A genomic region of Streptomyces rimosus contains the following coding sequences:
- the coaBC gene encoding bifunctional phosphopantothenoylcysteine decarboxylase/phosphopantothenate--cysteine ligase CoaBC encodes MAGDGPEAMEGNGPARRPRVVLGVSGGIAAYKACELLRRLTESGHDVRVVPTAASLHFIGEATWAALSGNPASTEVWESVHEVPHVRIGQSADLVVVAPCTADMLAKAAHGLADDLLTNTLLTARCPVIFAPAMHTEMWEHPATQENVATLRRRGALVIEPAVGRLTGVDTGKGRFPDPAEIFETCRRVLARGPLGLTQDLAGRHVVISAGGTREPLDPVRFLGNRSSGKQGYALARTAVARGARVTLVAGNSELPDPAGVDVVHIGTAVQLREAVLKAAADADAVVMAAAVADFRPAAYATGKIKKKDGQEPEPVALVRNPDILAEISADRPRPGQVIVGFAAETDDVLANGRSKLTRKGCDLLVVNEVGDHKAFGSAENEAVILAADGAETPVPYGPKEALADTVWDLVTPRLPTPQPSSTPPTS; translated from the coding sequence ATGGCGGGGGACGGGCCCGAGGCGATGGAGGGGAACGGTCCCGCGCGCCGCCCCCGGGTCGTCCTCGGGGTCAGCGGCGGCATCGCCGCGTACAAGGCGTGCGAGCTGCTGCGCCGCCTCACCGAGTCGGGGCACGACGTCCGGGTGGTGCCGACCGCGGCGTCCCTGCACTTCATCGGCGAGGCCACCTGGGCCGCACTGTCCGGCAACCCGGCCTCCACCGAGGTGTGGGAGTCGGTCCACGAGGTCCCGCACGTCCGCATCGGCCAGTCCGCCGACCTGGTCGTGGTGGCCCCCTGTACGGCCGACATGCTCGCCAAGGCCGCCCACGGCCTGGCCGACGACCTGCTGACCAACACCCTCCTCACCGCGCGCTGCCCGGTGATCTTCGCCCCGGCGATGCACACCGAGATGTGGGAGCACCCGGCCACCCAGGAGAACGTCGCCACGCTGCGCCGCCGCGGCGCCCTCGTCATCGAGCCCGCCGTCGGGCGGCTGACCGGCGTGGACACCGGCAAGGGCCGCTTCCCCGACCCCGCCGAGATCTTCGAGACCTGCCGCCGCGTCCTGGCCCGCGGCCCGCTCGGCCTGACGCAGGACCTCGCGGGCCGGCACGTCGTCATCAGCGCCGGCGGCACCCGCGAGCCCCTGGACCCGGTCCGCTTCCTGGGCAACCGCTCCTCCGGCAAACAGGGGTACGCGCTCGCCCGCACCGCCGTGGCCCGCGGCGCCCGCGTCACCCTCGTCGCCGGCAACAGCGAGCTGCCCGATCCGGCCGGGGTGGACGTGGTGCACATCGGTACGGCCGTCCAACTGCGCGAGGCCGTGCTGAAGGCGGCGGCGGACGCCGACGCGGTGGTCATGGCGGCCGCCGTGGCCGACTTCCGGCCCGCCGCCTACGCCACCGGAAAGATCAAGAAGAAGGACGGCCAGGAGCCCGAGCCGGTCGCCCTCGTCCGTAATCCGGACATCCTCGCCGAGATCTCCGCCGACCGCCCCCGCCCCGGCCAGGTGATCGTCGGCTTCGCCGCCGAGACCGACGACGTCCTCGCCAACGGACGCTCGAAACTCACTCGAAAGGGTTGTGATCTGCTGGTCGTCAACGAGGTCGGCGACCACAAGGCGTTCGGCTCGGCGGAGAACGAGGCGGTGATCCTGGCCGCCGACGGCGCCGAGACGCCCGTACCGTACGGACCGAAGGAGGCCCTCGCCGACACGGTCTGGGACCTCGTGACCCCCCGCCTGCCCACCCCGCAGCCCTCTTCCACCCCTCCTACCTCATGA
- the metK gene encoding methionine adenosyltransferase, translated as MSRRLFTSESVTEGHPDKIADQISDTILDALLKEDPASRVAVETLITTGLVHVAGEVTTKAYADIPNLVRNKVLEIGYDSSKKGFDGASCGVSVSIGAQSPDIAQGVDTAYEKRVEGDEDELDKQGAGDQGLMFGYACDETPELMPLPIHLAHRLSRRLSEVRKNGTIPYLRPDGKTQVTIEYDGHKAVRLDTVVVSSQHASDIDLDSLLAPDIREFVVEHVLNQLVEDGIKLDTDGYRLLVNPTGRFEIGGPMGDAGLTGRKIIIDTYGGMSRHGGGAFSGKDPSKVDRSAAYAMRWVAKNVVAAGLAARCEVQVAYAIGKAEPVGLFVETFGTATVDVDKIETAITEVFDLRPAAIIRDLDLLRPIYSQTAAYGHFGRELEDFTWERTDRVEALKKAAGL; from the coding sequence GTGTCCCGCCGCCTGTTCACCTCGGAGTCCGTGACCGAGGGTCACCCCGACAAGATCGCTGACCAGATCAGCGACACCATCCTCGACGCCCTCCTGAAGGAGGACCCGGCCTCCCGGGTCGCCGTCGAGACGTTGATCACCACCGGCCTGGTCCACGTGGCCGGCGAGGTGACGACGAAGGCGTACGCCGACATCCCCAACCTCGTACGCAACAAGGTCCTCGAGATCGGCTACGACTCGTCGAAGAAGGGCTTCGACGGTGCCTCCTGCGGCGTCTCGGTCTCCATCGGCGCGCAGTCCCCGGACATCGCCCAGGGCGTCGACACCGCCTACGAGAAGCGCGTCGAGGGCGATGAGGACGAGCTGGACAAGCAGGGCGCGGGCGACCAGGGCCTGATGTTCGGCTACGCCTGCGACGAGACCCCGGAGCTGATGCCGCTCCCGATCCACCTCGCGCACCGCCTGTCCCGGCGCCTGTCCGAGGTCCGCAAGAACGGCACCATCCCCTACCTGCGCCCCGACGGCAAGACCCAGGTCACCATCGAGTACGACGGCCACAAGGCCGTCCGCCTCGACACCGTCGTGGTCTCCTCGCAGCACGCCTCGGACATCGACCTCGACTCCCTGCTCGCCCCGGACATCCGCGAGTTCGTCGTCGAGCACGTCCTCAACCAGCTCGTCGAGGACGGCATCAAGCTGGACACCGACGGCTACCGCCTGCTGGTCAACCCCACCGGCCGCTTCGAGATCGGCGGCCCGATGGGCGACGCCGGTCTGACCGGCCGCAAGATCATCATCGACACCTACGGCGGCATGTCCCGCCACGGCGGCGGCGCCTTCTCCGGCAAGGACCCGTCCAAGGTCGACCGCTCCGCCGCCTACGCCATGCGCTGGGTCGCCAAGAACGTCGTAGCGGCCGGGCTGGCCGCCCGCTGCGAGGTCCAGGTCGCCTACGCCATCGGCAAGGCCGAGCCGGTCGGCCTGTTCGTCGAGACCTTCGGCACTGCCACGGTCGACGTCGACAAGATCGAAACCGCCATCACCGAGGTCTTCGACCTCCGCCCGGCCGCCATCATCCGCGACCTCGACCTCCTCCGCCCCATCTACTCCCAGACCGCCGCCTACGGCCACTTCGGCCGCGAGCTGGAGGACTTCACCTGGGAGCGGACGGATAGGGTGGAGGCGCTGAAGAAGGCTGCGGGGCTGTAG
- a CDS encoding nSTAND3 domain-containing NTPase: MTERVAGHFGSYVHQAHAPLNSGDGPQYNFYVHEAVSRLAARVRTSLAIAEDDRRWLYQRFVYPSGFRRARSLLHDHGTVLIAGQPGSGRRAAALMLLHELSEGAGNFHELPDTQDDTTDRALDTALIGERDRMLLDLSSSDAERYNAVQAELSDFRSVVATRSARLVVVLPQQFDHLQRQDLHWLTAEIERPNGGRLLMRYLRRDGIHPDPADLATPQLTQYTADATMEDLAKLAGQIRRARDADGAAGDFRRWCDRAMAERADSRKPRVADFMAQLTGRQRALALSLAMFHGRDPAIVLRAANTLQDILGHPGDDRPRLDHTDLAAEFKAVEAGTGKDGGVRFRVLGYDAAIRAHFWTYFSDLRQQFRDWVRDCVAWHELPQETRKELIGWFAEQCLASGRPQDLWWLAEQWAGRHAGRLLADISQALTEGLNHDGFGRAFRQRIYEWSLVAGLPRDLRQALVVVCSQVMAVRHPDQALVRLHHLARASGSGDDQAFEALLGLARKGGRLFRMLLGRLQPERWPTDAALLLAMAAVAVRTRGLFRSTAVRERLTAGWAAVLRHRPYEEWREPLADWLTAALATGPHLESLLDVVVDAAARAPGVLARLHTVARDWVPAVPAEAVERRTLFAALECRIDAAHGIEPPVPSL; the protein is encoded by the coding sequence ATGACCGAGCGCGTCGCAGGCCATTTCGGCTCCTACGTCCACCAGGCACACGCCCCGCTGAACTCCGGGGACGGCCCCCAGTACAACTTCTACGTTCACGAAGCCGTTTCACGCCTGGCCGCACGGGTGCGGACATCCCTCGCCATCGCGGAGGACGACCGCCGCTGGCTCTACCAACGATTCGTCTATCCGTCTGGATTCCGCCGGGCGCGGAGCCTGTTGCACGACCACGGCACCGTCCTGATAGCCGGGCAGCCCGGCAGCGGCCGGCGGGCCGCCGCGCTGATGCTGCTGCACGAACTCTCCGAGGGCGCGGGCAACTTCCACGAGCTTCCCGACACCCAGGACGACACCACGGACCGGGCTCTCGACACCGCGCTGATCGGCGAGCGCGACCGGATGCTGCTGGATCTGTCGAGCAGCGACGCCGAGCGCTACAACGCCGTACAGGCCGAGCTCTCCGACTTCCGGTCCGTGGTCGCGACCCGCTCGGCACGGCTCGTCGTCGTCCTGCCCCAGCAATTCGACCACCTGCAACGCCAGGACCTGCACTGGCTCACGGCCGAGATCGAACGCCCGAATGGCGGCAGGCTGCTGATGCGGTACCTCCGCCGGGACGGCATCCACCCGGACCCCGCCGACCTCGCCACCCCGCAGTTGACCCAGTACACGGCAGACGCCACGATGGAGGACCTCGCCAAACTCGCCGGTCAGATCCGCCGCGCCCGAGACGCGGATGGCGCGGCCGGCGATTTCCGCCGCTGGTGCGACCGGGCGATGGCCGAGCGGGCCGACAGCCGCAAGCCCCGGGTCGCCGACTTCATGGCCCAACTCACCGGCCGCCAACGCGCCCTCGCCCTCTCCCTGGCGATGTTCCACGGTCGCGACCCCGCCATCGTGCTACGGGCGGCCAACACCCTGCAGGACATCCTCGGCCATCCCGGTGACGACCGCCCCCGCCTCGACCACACCGACCTCGCGGCCGAGTTCAAGGCCGTCGAAGCCGGTACGGGCAAGGACGGCGGTGTCCGGTTCCGCGTCCTGGGATACGACGCGGCGATCCGCGCTCACTTCTGGACGTACTTCTCGGACCTTCGCCAGCAGTTCCGCGACTGGGTGCGTGACTGTGTCGCCTGGCACGAGCTGCCCCAGGAGACCCGGAAGGAGCTGATCGGCTGGTTCGCGGAACAGTGTCTGGCCAGTGGGCGCCCCCAGGATCTGTGGTGGCTGGCCGAGCAGTGGGCCGGGCGCCACGCCGGACGGCTGCTCGCCGACATCTCCCAAGCGCTGACGGAGGGCCTGAATCACGACGGCTTCGGCCGCGCGTTCCGCCAGCGGATCTACGAGTGGTCTCTTGTGGCGGGCCTGCCGAGGGACCTGCGCCAAGCGCTCGTCGTGGTCTGTTCCCAGGTCATGGCCGTGCGGCACCCGGACCAGGCGTTGGTACGGCTGCATCACCTGGCGCGGGCGTCCGGCTCCGGCGACGACCAGGCGTTCGAAGCGCTGCTCGGCCTCGCGCGCAAGGGCGGCCGGCTCTTCCGGATGCTGCTGGGCCGACTGCAGCCGGAACGGTGGCCGACCGACGCGGCGCTCCTGCTGGCCATGGCCGCGGTGGCTGTCCGCACCCGCGGTCTGTTCCGCAGTACGGCGGTCCGGGAACGGCTGACTGCCGGCTGGGCCGCCGTGTTGCGCCATCGTCCGTACGAGGAGTGGCGCGAGCCTCTGGCGGACTGGCTGACGGCGGCGCTGGCCACCGGGCCGCACCTGGAATCACTGCTCGATGTCGTGGTGGACGCCGCCGCCCGGGCTCCGGGCGTCCTCGCCCGCCTGCACACCGTCGCCCGCGACTGGGTTCCGGCCGTGCCCGCCGAGGCGGTGGAGCGCCGGACGCTGTTCGCGGCGCTCGAGTGCCGGATCGACGCCGCGCACGGTATCGAGCCGCCCGTTCCCAGCCTGTGA
- a CDS encoding toll/interleukin-1 receptor domain-containing protein yields the protein MPEIFINYRTGDGKDTAQRLKEALSDRFGKDSTFLAGASIPLGARYERDIINAVRRSCVLLALIGERWLDAPDRQRPDRRALDNEDDWVRREIEEALTCGILVVPLLLGRRVEQLDPKSLPPSLAELAECQYERLWLRDGGEREIARLGDRLVAQVPELAPLDTAAPSTERAGQESPHEPVPSVRNEGQRGGIGNLRGTVGTFVNESNAPMHTGSGDQIGTGGTKINGDGTTQVSTDYAHMPISHRFGPSPRRRDGER from the coding sequence ATGCCCGAAATCTTCATCAACTACCGCACCGGCGACGGCAAGGACACCGCACAACGGCTCAAGGAGGCGCTGTCCGACCGCTTCGGGAAAGACAGCACCTTCCTCGCCGGGGCATCGATCCCTCTCGGCGCGCGCTACGAACGTGACATCATCAACGCCGTCCGGCGCAGCTGCGTCCTCCTCGCTCTCATAGGCGAACGCTGGCTGGACGCCCCCGACCGGCAACGTCCGGACCGGCGGGCGCTGGACAACGAGGACGACTGGGTACGCCGTGAGATCGAGGAGGCACTCACCTGCGGGATCCTGGTCGTGCCGCTGCTGCTGGGCCGGCGTGTGGAACAACTCGACCCCAAGTCACTGCCGCCCTCCCTCGCCGAGCTCGCGGAGTGCCAGTACGAGCGGCTGTGGCTGCGGGACGGCGGTGAGCGGGAGATCGCGCGGCTCGGTGACCGGCTCGTCGCGCAGGTACCCGAGCTGGCGCCGCTGGACACGGCAGCGCCGTCCACGGAGCGCGCCGGCCAGGAATCGCCCCACGAGCCCGTCCCGTCGGTGCGCAACGAGGGACAGCGTGGCGGCATCGGAAACCTTCGCGGCACCGTCGGCACCTTCGTCAACGAGTCCAACGCGCCGATGCACACCGGGTCCGGCGACCAGATCGGCACCGGCGGAACAAAGATCAACGGCGACGGAACGACACAGGTCTCCACTGACTACGCACACATGCCGATCAGCCACCGGTTCGGTCCGTCTCCCCGCCGCCGGGACGGCGAGCGATGA
- a CDS encoding helix-turn-helix domain-containing protein: MLPQQPHAFGPELRRRRLAADLSLDQLGRRVHYSKGQLSKVERGLKLPTPQLARLCDEELGARGALAGLVPAPAPAQGITPTSHEGEVWLMHLDKDGSGSFQPVGRRRVISAGAASVLGIGVGGMNVTTGTGASTLVDASRALFGQYRRLGQVSGPGALLPQLISQTHSLQQLAARSGTRTRQALLVLASRFAEYTGWMAQESGNDDAALWWTDRAVELAEAGNDDSLAAYALARRSLISLFRGDTDRAVDLATHALDSQAPPRIKGLAAQKLAQCQAVKGDYDACMRSLDRSRNLLALERRDPHEPVIGASHLPDVVAMFTGWCLYELGRPRQAAEILGRETARLPGHALRTRSRYELRRALAHAAAGEIELACEVTRGLLPTISLVQSATITADLRRLARTLGRHPRNASVRELSPELSTTLAAAPR; encoded by the coding sequence ATGCTTCCGCAGCAGCCCCACGCGTTCGGACCGGAACTCCGCAGACGCCGCCTGGCAGCGGATCTCTCACTGGACCAGCTGGGCCGACGGGTCCACTACAGCAAAGGGCAGCTGAGCAAGGTGGAACGGGGCCTGAAACTCCCGACTCCGCAGCTCGCCCGGCTCTGCGACGAAGAACTCGGTGCACGAGGGGCGCTGGCCGGCCTGGTGCCGGCGCCCGCACCGGCACAGGGCATTACGCCGACGAGTCACGAAGGTGAGGTATGGCTGATGCACTTGGACAAGGACGGGTCGGGATCGTTCCAGCCGGTGGGCCGCCGGCGCGTGATCAGCGCCGGAGCGGCCTCGGTCCTGGGGATCGGGGTGGGCGGCATGAACGTCACCACCGGTACCGGGGCCTCGACGCTGGTCGACGCTTCACGGGCGCTGTTCGGCCAGTACCGGCGGCTCGGACAGGTCTCGGGCCCCGGCGCGTTATTACCGCAGCTGATCTCCCAGACCCACAGCCTGCAACAACTGGCCGCCCGCAGCGGCACCCGCACCCGTCAGGCACTTCTGGTACTCGCGTCCCGGTTCGCCGAGTACACGGGCTGGATGGCCCAGGAATCGGGGAACGACGATGCCGCACTGTGGTGGACCGACCGCGCCGTGGAACTCGCGGAGGCGGGCAACGACGACAGCCTGGCCGCGTACGCGCTGGCCCGCCGTTCGCTGATCAGCCTCTTCCGGGGAGATACGGACCGCGCCGTCGACCTGGCCACACACGCGCTCGACAGCCAGGCCCCGCCACGGATCAAGGGCCTGGCCGCACAGAAGCTGGCCCAGTGCCAAGCCGTCAAGGGCGACTACGACGCCTGCATGCGCAGTCTCGACCGGTCCCGGAACCTCCTCGCACTCGAACGCCGCGACCCGCACGAACCCGTCATCGGCGCCTCCCACCTGCCCGACGTGGTGGCGATGTTCACCGGCTGGTGCCTCTACGAACTGGGACGGCCGCGGCAGGCCGCGGAAATCCTCGGCAGGGAGACCGCGCGGCTGCCCGGTCACGCACTGCGCACCCGCTCGCGCTACGAACTCCGGCGCGCCCTCGCGCACGCCGCCGCGGGCGAGATCGAACTCGCCTGTGAAGTGACCCGAGGTCTGCTCCCCACCATCAGCCTCGTCCAGTCCGCGACGATCACCGCCGACCTGCGACGGCTGGCCCGCACATTGGGGCGCCACCCCCGCAACGCATCCGTACGGGAACTCAGCCCGGAACTCTCCACGACGCTGGCCGCGGCCCCCCGGTAG
- a CDS encoding primosomal protein N', translated as MERAPAPAPLSPPSAKPEPVTRKDDDHSAGAEQLALIREVVRGRKGERARPRTWRGAELAEELPVARVLVDKGLVHLDRYFDYAVPAAMDAEAQPGVRVRVRFGAGEKGGRREGGKLVNGFVVERVAESEFRGVLAPIAQVLSPERVLTPELLGLCRAVADRYAGTLADVVQLAVPPRRAKVEGKDSGAPLPPNAMPDVGSWGRYAAGPGFLEALGRGESPRAVWTALPGPQWPQELARAMAAVMASGRGALAVLPDGRAAARVDAALEELVGAGRHVVLSADAGPEERYRRWLAVSRGAVRAVIGTRAAMFAPVRDLGLAVIWDDGDGSHSDQRAPHPHAREVLLQRAVTERAGFLLGGLSCTVEAAQLVETGWARPLTADREQVRAAAPLVRTVGDADEARDAAARAARLPTLAWQVVREGLKHGPVLVQVPRRGYVPRLACERCREPARCRACAGPLEARDAGELRCGWCGREEGDWHCGECGGTRLRARIVGARRTAEELGRAFPAVPVRTSGRDHVLDTVPGVPSLVVSTPGAEPVAEGGYAAALLLDGWALLSRPDLRAGEEALRRWLQAAALVRGHAEGGTVAVIAEATLRPVQALVRWDPAGHAVRELAERAELGFPPVSRMASVTGRPEDVAEMLAAAALPEGAEVLGPVPVPAPDAGRPRRPGDPPPGEEWDRALVRVRPGQGAALAAALKTAQAARLVKREGEAVWVRVDPPDLG; from the coding sequence ATGGAACGGGCCCCGGCCCCGGCGCCGCTGTCACCCCCATCTGCTAAACCTGAACCCGTGACCAGGAAAGACGATGACCACAGCGCGGGCGCGGAGCAGCTTGCGTTGATTCGGGAGGTGGTGCGGGGGCGGAAGGGGGAGCGGGCGCGGCCGCGGACTTGGCGGGGGGCCGAGTTGGCGGAGGAGTTGCCGGTGGCTCGGGTGCTGGTGGACAAGGGGCTGGTGCATCTGGACCGGTATTTCGATTACGCGGTGCCGGCGGCCATGGACGCTGAGGCGCAGCCCGGGGTGCGGGTGCGGGTGCGGTTCGGGGCCGGGGAGAAGGGGGGCCGGCGGGAAGGGGGGAAGCTGGTCAACGGGTTCGTGGTGGAGCGGGTGGCGGAGAGCGAGTTCCGTGGGGTGCTCGCGCCGATCGCGCAGGTGCTGTCGCCCGAGCGGGTGCTGACGCCGGAGCTGCTGGGGCTGTGCCGGGCCGTTGCCGACCGGTATGCGGGCACGCTCGCGGATGTGGTGCAGCTGGCGGTGCCGCCGCGGCGGGCGAAGGTGGAGGGGAAGGATTCCGGGGCGCCGTTGCCGCCGAACGCGATGCCCGACGTGGGGAGTTGGGGAAGATATGCGGCGGGTCCCGGCTTCCTGGAGGCGTTGGGGCGGGGGGAGTCGCCGCGGGCCGTGTGGACGGCGTTGCCGGGGCCGCAGTGGCCGCAGGAGCTGGCGCGGGCGATGGCCGCTGTGATGGCGTCCGGGCGCGGGGCGCTGGCCGTCCTGCCGGACGGGCGCGCCGCCGCGCGGGTGGACGCTGCGCTGGAGGAGCTGGTCGGGGCCGGGCGGCATGTGGTGCTGAGCGCGGACGCCGGGCCCGAGGAGCGGTACCGGCGGTGGCTGGCGGTCAGCCGCGGCGCGGTGCGGGCGGTGATCGGGACGCGGGCGGCGATGTTCGCGCCGGTGCGGGACCTGGGGCTGGCGGTCATCTGGGACGACGGGGACGGCAGTCACAGTGATCAGCGCGCGCCGCACCCTCATGCCCGTGAAGTGCTGCTGCAGCGGGCCGTGACCGAGCGGGCCGGATTCCTGCTGGGCGGCCTGAGCTGCACGGTCGAGGCGGCGCAGCTGGTGGAGACGGGCTGGGCGCGTCCGCTGACGGCCGACCGTGAGCAGGTGCGCGCCGCGGCGCCGCTGGTCCGTACGGTCGGTGACGCCGACGAGGCCCGGGACGCGGCGGCGCGGGCCGCGCGGCTGCCGACGCTGGCGTGGCAGGTGGTGCGCGAGGGACTCAAGCACGGGCCGGTGCTGGTTCAGGTGCCGCGACGGGGTTACGTACCGCGCCTGGCGTGTGAGCGCTGCCGGGAGCCGGCGCGGTGCCGGGCGTGCGCGGGTCCGCTGGAGGCGCGCGACGCGGGCGAGCTGCGGTGCGGCTGGTGCGGGCGCGAGGAGGGCGACTGGCACTGCGGGGAGTGCGGGGGCACGCGGCTGCGGGCCCGGATCGTGGGCGCGCGGCGGACGGCGGAGGAGCTGGGGCGGGCGTTTCCGGCCGTGCCGGTGCGGACGTCGGGGCGCGATCATGTGCTGGACACGGTGCCCGGCGTGCCGTCCCTGGTGGTGAGTACGCCGGGCGCGGAGCCGGTCGCCGAGGGCGGGTACGCCGCCGCGCTGCTGCTGGACGGCTGGGCGCTGCTCAGCCGCCCCGACCTGCGGGCCGGGGAGGAGGCGCTGCGGCGCTGGCTCCAGGCCGCGGCGCTGGTACGGGGCCACGCCGAGGGCGGCACGGTCGCGGTCATCGCGGAGGCGACGCTGCGCCCCGTACAGGCGCTGGTGCGGTGGGACCCCGCCGGGCACGCGGTCCGCGAGCTGGCGGAACGCGCCGAGCTGGGCTTTCCGCCGGTGTCCCGGATGGCGTCGGTGACCGGCCGCCCCGAGGACGTGGCCGAAATGCTGGCCGCGGCCGCGCTCCCGGAGGGCGCCGAGGTGCTGGGACCCGTACCCGTACCGGCGCCCGACGCGGGACGCCCGCGCCGGCCGGGGGACCCGCCGCCCGGGGAGGAATGGGACCGGGCGCTGGTACGAGTACGCCCCGGCCAGGGTGCCGCGCTGGCGGCGGCGCTCAAGACGGCGCAGGCTGCGCGGCTGGTCAAGCGGGAGGGGGAGGCGGTTTGGGTGCGGGTGGATCCGCCGGACCTTGGGTGA
- the fmt gene encoding methionyl-tRNA formyltransferase, which produces MRLVFAGTPEVAVPALDALIASDRHEVVAVVTRPDAPAGRGRRLVASPVAERAEEAGIEVLKPAKPRDEDFLARLREIAPDCCPVVAYGALLPKAALDIPAHGWVNLHFSLLPAWRGAAPVQHAVLAGDEVTGASTFQIEEGLDSGPVFGVITEEVRPTDTSGDLLTRLALAGAGLLATTMDGIEDGTLQPVPQPGEGITLAPKLEVEDAKVDWTAPALRVDRVVRGCAPAPGAWTLFRGERLKLMSVGLVADRTDLAPGELAVTKKAVYAGTGSHAVELLWVQPQGKKPMRGADWARGVRIGDAERLGD; this is translated from the coding sequence ATGAGGCTCGTCTTCGCCGGCACCCCCGAGGTCGCCGTACCCGCCCTGGATGCCCTGATCGCCTCGGACCGGCACGAGGTCGTCGCCGTCGTCACCCGGCCCGACGCCCCCGCCGGCCGCGGCCGCCGGCTGGTCGCCAGCCCGGTCGCCGAGCGCGCCGAGGAGGCCGGCATCGAGGTGCTCAAGCCCGCCAAGCCGCGCGACGAGGACTTCCTCGCCCGGCTGCGGGAGATCGCGCCGGACTGCTGCCCGGTCGTCGCCTACGGGGCGCTGCTGCCCAAGGCGGCCCTGGACATCCCCGCGCACGGCTGGGTCAACCTGCACTTCTCGCTGCTGCCCGCGTGGCGTGGCGCGGCGCCGGTGCAGCACGCGGTGCTGGCCGGTGACGAGGTGACCGGCGCCTCCACGTTCCAGATCGAGGAAGGGCTGGACTCCGGGCCGGTGTTCGGGGTGATCACGGAGGAGGTACGGCCGACCGACACCAGCGGCGACCTGCTGACCCGGCTGGCCCTCGCCGGGGCGGGGCTGCTGGCCACCACCATGGACGGCATCGAGGACGGCACGCTGCAGCCGGTGCCGCAGCCGGGCGAAGGCATCACCCTCGCGCCGAAACTGGAGGTCGAGGACGCGAAGGTGGACTGGACGGCGCCCGCCCTGCGGGTGGACCGGGTCGTGCGCGGGTGCGCGCCCGCGCCCGGCGCGTGGACGCTGTTCCGCGGCGAGCGGCTGAAGCTGATGTCGGTGGGTCTGGTGGCCGACCGTACGGACCTGGCGCCCGGCGAACTCGCCGTCACCAAGAAGGCGGTGTACGCCGGTACGGGCAGCCACGCGGTGGAACTGCTGTGGGTCCAGCCGCAGGGCAAGAAGCCGATGCGCGGCGCGGACTGGGCCCGCGGGGTGCGGATCGGGGACGCGGAGCGGTTGGGGGACTGA